One region of Nycticebus coucang isolate mNycCou1 chromosome Y, mNycCou1.pri, whole genome shotgun sequence genomic DNA includes:
- the LOC128579096 gene encoding RNA-binding motif protein, X chromosome-like — translation MVEADRPGKLFIGGLNIETNEKTLEAVFGKYGRIAEVLLMKDWETNKSRGFAFITFESPADAKDAAKEMNGKSLDGKAIKVEQANKPSFESGGRQRPPPPSRNRGPPRNLRCGRGGSGGSRGRPRGGHMDDDEYTVNLSMSSSKGLFPVKRGPSSRSGGPPPKRSSAPAKTNSGMGGRGPVSRGRENYGGAPRRESVSSRRDDYMSPRDDGYAVKESYSNRNYPSSRDTKDYAPPPREYAYRDYGHSSSRREHSTRGYSNRDGYSRGRDRDYSERSSGGSYAYESYGNSRGAPPACGPPVTYGGSSRYDAYSSTRDRCSGGHGGNRESYSSSRSDVYSSGRKRGGRQERGLPSSVDRVYPTSHESYSSSSCGASRVSRGGSRSERGVRNRY, via the exons ATGGTGGAAGCAGATCGACCTGGGAAACTGTTCATAGGAGGCCTCAATATAGAGACCAATGAAAAGACTCTGGAAGCAGTATTTGGGAAATATGGCCGTATAGCAGAAG TTCTTTTGATGAAGGATTGGGAAACCAACAAGTCTAGAGGCTTTGCATTTATTACTTTTGAGAGCCCTGCTGATGCTAAGGATGCTGCTAAAGAAATGAATGGAAAG TCTTTGGATGGAAAAGCAATTAAAGTAGAGCAAGCCAACAAACCATCTTTTGAAAGTGGTGGTAGACAGAGACCACCACCTCCTTCAAGAAACAGAGGCCCTCCAAGAAATCTGAGATgtggaagaggaggaagtggaggatCAAGAGGGCGTCCACGTGGAGGACACATgg atgaTGATGAATATACTGTTAATCTCAGCATGAGTTCTTCTAAGGGACTCTTTCCAGTGAAAAGAGGTCCATCTTCAAGAAGTGGAGGTCCTCCTCCTAAAAGATCTTCTGCTCCGGCAAAAACCAATAGTGGTATGGGAGGACGAG ggcctg TCTCACGTGGGAGAGAGAATTATGGAGGTGCTCCACGCAGAGAATCAGTGTCTTCCCGGAGAGATGACTACATGTCACCAAGAGATGATGGTTATGCAgtaaaagaaag TTACtcaaatagaaattatccaagtTCTCGAGACACCAAGGATTATGCTCCACCACCTAGAGAGTATGCATACCGTGATTATGGCCATTCTAGTTCAAGGAGGGAACATTCTACTAGAGGATATAG taatcGTGATGGCTACAGTCGAGGCCGTGATAGGGATTACTCTGAACGTTCAAGTGGAGGCTCTTATGCATATGAGAGTTATGGTAA CTCCCGTGGTGCACCACCTGCATGTGGACCTCCTGTGACTTATGGTGGAAGCAGTCGTTACGATGCTTATAGCAGCACACGAGATAGATGTAGTGGAGGTCATGGTGGAAATCGGGAGAGTTACTCAAGCAGCAGAAGTGATGTCTATTCCAGTGGTCGTAAGCGTGGTGGCAGACAGGAAAGAGGGCTTCCATCTTCTGTGGATAGGGTGTACCCTACTTCTCACGAGTCTTATAGTAGCTCAAGTTGTGGAGCTTCCAGAGTAAGTCGTGGGGGAAGCCGATCTGAACGAGGAGTCCGAAACAGATACTAA